Below is a window of Fimbriimonadaceae bacterium DNA.
GAACCTTTTTTAGTTTTTGCAATAATTTCTGAAATTATTGCTGGATTGGTATGGGAACTGGCAATGTTACTTGTGGGCAAGAAGATAGGAGCGGTGAGCTTGGCTATGTATGAACTCCCGTTCTCTTTCTCGCAAAGGCGCAAAGCCTGTTGAAACGGTTGTAGTGCAGACTTCCCTGCATGCGCTGTAGTTGCGCGGCATCAACGGAGTGATGCCCTCCTGAATTGTATGAAGACATGCGTGCTTTTGTGAGGCAGGGCTGTTTTTTGATTCGCACACTCCCTCATGCCTGTCTCCCAAGGCTGTTCGAGAGATGTGGCGTAGGGAACAAGAAAGTGTTCCGTTACTTCTTTTTCTGCCCGTCTTCCTCTTCCGTGTCGTCCGGCCCCAGTTCTTGTTTCCACTTTCGTGTTTGGTCGATGGTTGGGCGCATAACGACAGCAATGTTGACGCGGACTCCTTCGGGGTTGAGCGGGAGAGCGGCGATCTCTTGCACGATCTGATTGATGCGGTCTTTGTAGTGATCAGCCTGCTCGGGCGTGAGGAGAGCGACGGTTCGCCAGTAGTGCTCGAAATCCCATACGTCGGGCTTATTGGGGGCGAGTTCGTAGAGGAGTTCGGTCTGCCGAGTTAGTTCGCGCATGGTTGCGGCGAATGACTTGACGCGGTAGCTGAGATATTCGGGACCGGCTGTTTGCACGCTATCGACGCAGGTGACACCGGCGCGCACGTACAGAGTCTCCATTCGGGCGTAGCGCTTGCGCTCCTCGACGGCGAGGATCAGGTTCAAATCCAGCAGGGTAGCGATATGATAATGCACGGCTGGCGCGCGCTTACCCAGGCTTGCAGCGATCTCGCGTACGGAGCGGGGTGTTCGGGCCGAAAACGCCCAAAAGATTTCGTTCGTCCCCGGGGAGGCCAGAGCCTTGACTTGGTCGAGGCTGAAGACCATGCGGTCGGCCTGCCCAGGGAAATATGCCATTGCTTCTATTCTATTG
It encodes the following:
- a CDS encoding helix-turn-helix transcriptional regulator, which codes for MAYFPGQADRMVFSLDQVKALASPGTNEIFWAFSARTPRSVREIAASLGKRAPAVHYHIATLLDLNLILAVEERKRYARMETLYVRAGVTCVDSVQTAGPEYLSYRVKSFAATMRELTRQTELLYELAPNKPDVWDFEHYWRTVALLTPEQADHYKDRINQIVQEIAALPLNPEGVRVNIAVVMRPTIDQTRKWKQELGPDDTEEEDGQKKK